A stretch of Myxococcus hansupus DNA encodes these proteins:
- the rpsT gene encoding 30S ribosomal protein S20 translates to MANTKSAEKRHRQSVKRRARNITVRGDVKTAVKSAREALGTKDGAKMTDALKTASKALNKAATKGVLHKRTASRRISRLAKAASKAASAQA, encoded by the coding sequence TTGGCCAACACCAAGTCCGCAGAGAAGCGTCACCGTCAGTCCGTCAAGCGCCGTGCGCGCAACATCACCGTGCGCGGTGACGTGAAGACCGCCGTGAAGTCCGCCCGCGAGGCGCTCGGCACCAAGGATGGGGCGAAGATGACGGACGCCCTCAAGACGGCCTCCAAGGCGCTGAACAAGGCCGCCACCAAGGGCGTGCTGCACAAGCGCACCGCGTCCCGCCGCATCTCCCGTCTCGCGAAGGCCGCCTCCAAGGCCGCCAGCGCGCAGGCCTAG
- the mazG gene encoding nucleoside triphosphate pyrophosphohydrolase, producing MADTTLNPGAELERLVDIMRKLRADGGCPWDREQDLRSLRPYLLEEAFEVLEEMDRVAYGGSWRTFCEELGDLLFQIVFHAQLATEMGEFTLADVAKAISDKLVSRHPHVFGGGQPMNGAEQVLDNWAKLKAAEKKRKTGREGSVLDGVPVAAPALMRAERLTEKASRIGFDWPDVASVRAKLEEELGELDEAIAANDRDAIEHELGDVLFSLANLARFVGAPAEDALRMAIRRFTARFQHIESALRAEGVALGDATLEHMERHWQDAKAREKALPAPSWVPRSPVTTLRLGVADLPAQRAFWDALAPRLGWSTPRAQAPDQASYEDGGLRLVFHAAQAPAAGMTFSLTAPSPAAVDRLQSVLGEIPGGRLIQHGEGRLAFQDPSGLVWEYAPSVE from the coding sequence ATGGCGGACACGACGTTGAACCCCGGGGCCGAGCTGGAGCGACTGGTCGACATCATGCGGAAGCTGCGCGCCGATGGCGGCTGTCCGTGGGATCGCGAGCAGGATCTGCGCTCGCTGCGACCCTACCTCCTGGAGGAAGCCTTCGAGGTCCTGGAGGAGATGGACCGGGTGGCCTACGGCGGCTCCTGGCGCACCTTCTGTGAGGAGCTGGGAGACCTGCTTTTCCAGATTGTCTTCCATGCGCAGCTCGCGACGGAGATGGGGGAGTTCACCCTGGCGGACGTGGCCAAGGCCATCAGCGACAAGCTGGTGAGCCGCCACCCGCACGTCTTTGGCGGCGGCCAACCCATGAACGGCGCCGAACAGGTGCTGGACAACTGGGCCAAGCTGAAGGCCGCGGAGAAGAAGCGAAAGACGGGCCGGGAGGGCTCGGTGCTGGACGGCGTGCCCGTCGCCGCCCCGGCGCTGATGCGCGCCGAGCGGCTCACGGAGAAGGCCAGCCGCATTGGCTTCGACTGGCCGGACGTCGCCAGCGTGCGCGCCAAGCTGGAGGAGGAGCTGGGCGAGCTCGACGAGGCCATCGCCGCCAATGATCGGGACGCCATCGAGCACGAGCTGGGTGACGTGCTCTTCTCCCTGGCCAACCTCGCGCGCTTCGTTGGAGCGCCGGCCGAGGACGCGCTCCGGATGGCCATCCGCCGCTTCACCGCCCGCTTCCAGCACATCGAGTCCGCCCTGCGCGCCGAAGGCGTGGCCCTGGGCGACGCCACCCTGGAGCACATGGAGCGCCACTGGCAGGACGCCAAGGCCCGCGAAAAGGCCCTGCCCGCGCCGTCCTGGGTTCCCCGGTCCCCCGTCACCACCCTGCGCCTGGGCGTGGCGGACCTGCCCGCCCAGCGCGCCTTCTGGGACGCCCTGGCCCCCCGGCTGGGGTGGAGCACCCCGCGCGCTCAGGCCCCGGATCAGGCTTCCTATGAGGATGGCGGCTTGCGGCTCGTCTTCCACGCGGCCCAGGCCCCGGCCGCTGGCATGACCTTCTCCCTGACGGCCCCCTCCCCCGCCGCCGTGGACCGGCTCCAGTCCGTTCTGGGTGAAATCCCCGGCGGCCGGCTGATCCAGCACGGGGAGGGACGACTCGCGTTTCAGGATCCTTCGGGGCTGGTGTGGGAATATGCGCCTTCGGTAGAGTGA
- a CDS encoding DUF4388 domain-containing protein, producing MSLQGTLKDFGIGDILQLIGQQQKTGTLHVRSKDQEVRVGFSDGHIIKAESVTRNRKELIGAMLVRSELITETQLEAALETQRRTLKRLGDVLVSNQALTAERFQSMMQLQATETLYRLFTWKSGTYEFVQEPVEPDAEAIRPLRAETVLMEGFRMVDEWPVIRQKIHRDDLVFERIKALPQPRFDEEGGELGAIGPSERRIYDELSLGRDLRKLVDISCLGEFETCKALYNLVKGEYIRPILPEGAPAPSPGDQRLLARLGGPLGRLLASMVVFAALGVVAFRVVSARHEGVAATPFADSAAQRHVSQAQRVRIEAALEVFRLERGELPERLDSLVQAGLLESGELKYPWREEYYYRRLAARQFILLPPLR from the coding sequence ATGTCCCTGCAAGGCACCCTGAAGGATTTTGGGATTGGCGACATCCTGCAGCTCATCGGGCAGCAGCAGAAGACAGGCACGCTCCACGTCCGCTCCAAGGACCAGGAGGTGCGCGTCGGCTTCAGTGATGGCCACATCATCAAGGCGGAGAGCGTCACCCGGAATCGCAAGGAGCTCATCGGTGCCATGCTGGTGCGCTCGGAGCTCATCACCGAGACGCAGCTCGAAGCGGCCCTGGAGACGCAGCGCCGCACCCTGAAGCGGCTGGGGGACGTGCTGGTCTCCAACCAGGCGCTCACCGCCGAGCGCTTCCAGTCGATGATGCAGCTCCAGGCAACGGAGACACTCTACCGGCTGTTCACCTGGAAGTCGGGCACCTACGAATTCGTCCAGGAGCCCGTGGAGCCCGACGCCGAAGCCATCCGTCCCCTCCGCGCCGAGACGGTGCTGATGGAGGGCTTCCGGATGGTGGATGAGTGGCCCGTCATCCGGCAGAAGATCCACCGGGACGACCTCGTCTTCGAGCGCATCAAGGCCCTGCCTCAGCCACGCTTCGATGAAGAGGGTGGGGAGCTGGGGGCCATCGGTCCCTCGGAGCGGCGCATCTACGACGAACTCTCGCTCGGGCGGGACTTGCGCAAGCTCGTGGACATCTCCTGCCTGGGCGAGTTCGAGACCTGCAAGGCCCTCTACAACCTGGTGAAGGGCGAATACATCCGGCCCATCCTCCCGGAGGGCGCTCCCGCTCCCTCGCCAGGTGACCAGCGCCTGCTCGCTCGGCTGGGCGGCCCGCTGGGGCGGCTGTTGGCCTCCATGGTGGTGTTCGCGGCGCTGGGCGTCGTGGCGTTTCGCGTGGTGAGCGCCCGTCACGAAGGTGTCGCGGCCACGCCGTTTGCGGATTCCGCGGCCCAGCGTCATGTTTCACAGGCCCAACGCGTCCGCATCGAGGCCGCGCTGGAGGTCTTCCGGCTGGAGCGCGGTGAGCTGCCCGAACGTCTGGATTCTTTGGTCCAGGCTGGACTGTTGGAATCGGGCGAACTGAAATACCCGTGGCGGGAAGAGTACTATTACCGGCGGTTGGCCGCTCGTCAGTTCATTCTCCTGCCACCCTTGCGCTAG
- a CDS encoding PhoH family protein has protein sequence MRNPATLEAPEVITASAKVDVRDNATALALCGNQNENLKLMERRLGVRVGQRGTEFHLSGPSDAVAFSVRLLENLEEMIRAGRPIYREDVEQGIKVLGRGAESLQEVMLGPVLKSSGNRQISPKSINQKRYVDAIRNHDIVFGIGPAGTGKTYLAMAMAVAFLQERKVKRIVLARPAVEAGEKLGFLPGDLQEKVNPYLRPLYDALNDMMAAERAAQLLEQGVVEVAPLAFMRGRTLNDAFVILDEAQNTTVEQMKMFLTRLGYNSKAVITGDVTQVDLPTGKMSGLNHARAVLKNIEGIHFAEFSDVDVVRHPLVQEVIRAYDRADLAQREAQAAREAAARPAGASVTQSPSESAAEPVAVE, from the coding sequence TTGCGAAATCCCGCCACGTTGGAAGCGCCCGAAGTCATTACCGCCTCCGCCAAGGTGGACGTTCGTGACAACGCGACGGCCCTGGCTCTGTGCGGCAACCAGAACGAAAACCTCAAGTTGATGGAGCGGCGCCTCGGGGTCCGGGTGGGACAACGGGGAACCGAATTCCATCTGTCCGGCCCGTCGGATGCCGTGGCCTTCTCGGTGCGCCTCCTGGAGAACCTGGAGGAGATGATCCGCGCCGGTCGCCCCATCTACCGCGAGGACGTGGAGCAGGGCATCAAGGTGCTCGGCCGTGGAGCGGAGTCCCTCCAGGAGGTCATGCTGGGGCCGGTGCTGAAGAGCTCCGGGAACCGGCAGATCTCCCCCAAGAGCATCAACCAGAAGCGCTACGTGGATGCCATCCGCAACCATGACATCGTCTTCGGTATCGGCCCCGCCGGTACGGGCAAGACGTATCTGGCCATGGCCATGGCGGTCGCCTTCCTCCAGGAGCGCAAGGTCAAGCGCATCGTCCTGGCGCGTCCCGCCGTCGAAGCCGGTGAGAAGCTGGGCTTCCTGCCGGGCGACCTGCAGGAGAAGGTGAACCCCTACCTGCGGCCGCTCTACGACGCGCTCAACGACATGATGGCGGCCGAGCGCGCCGCCCAACTGTTGGAGCAGGGCGTGGTGGAAGTGGCGCCGCTGGCCTTCATGCGCGGCCGGACGCTCAACGACGCCTTCGTCATCCTCGACGAGGCGCAGAACACCACCGTGGAACAGATGAAGATGTTCCTGACGCGCCTGGGCTACAACAGCAAGGCCGTCATCACCGGTGACGTGACGCAGGTGGACCTGCCCACGGGGAAGATGTCCGGGCTCAACCACGCCCGGGCCGTGCTGAAGAACATCGAGGGCATCCACTTCGCGGAGTTCTCGGACGTGGACGTCGTCCGGCACCCCCTGGTCCAGGAAGTCATCCGCGCCTATGACCGCGCGGACCTCGCCCAGCGCGAGGCCCAGGCGGCCCGAGAGGCCGCAGCCCGGCCCGCCGGGGCTTCTGTGACTCAGTCCCCCTCGGAATCGGCTGCAGAGCCCGTTGCCGTTGAGTAA
- a CDS encoding HD family phosphohydrolase produces the protein MAEPETQPPGRSPLDALAERLGLDNGVWGRRAVQVLLLLAVSVGAGFIISPGLYSQQIPALSEENLGKPFRASSPAGFKAARDYEVVHRAMTQQRRQDARAAVRPVYDLNPAVLGQLRGTVSSAFASMRTHLDTLAEAQSDAEPEEREGNRKRKAAASPEMVELERGTREKMRAELQERFFGKRDAVLESEDFQALYATRFSLEAETAMLLVLERAYRSERGPVYVAGLREELVREAHQGLTVRDVVNKAEETLSGGSAQVMDVAEAHQEMERFASVPGNLMPDAPGIQRRAILRMAQRLVRPNLTINIAETDARRNQAAQAVKDAVISIKKGQRVIGDGELVNESHLVILRGMRAETDRLDLVQLQVGGTGLVGLLIVASYFFCSAAFRRFRPTRKDGVLLGMLLLLSLGLLQLWVSIADAVQDRYTALPIEAFYYAFPVAAGAMLVRFILTQEMALFFALVFACLTGVMLGNSLAFGIFTLVGSLVAADRIVKAKDRVGIFRAGLITGAVNLVAVLFLFLVEGKGLSADTLVTALSAFVGSSLAVPVMVMALTPLIEATFGYASDIKLLELANLNHPALKELIVQAPGTYHHSIIIGSLVENAAETIGANPLLARSCAYYHDIGKGRNPLYFGENQKGENRHDALAPAMSAVIIKRHVTEGLEMARQYRLPKLVADAIPQHHGTRTVGFFYHKALKEQEGKEGAPPIDESIYRYPGPKPQFREAALVMIADAVEASTRAMPDPTTSKLQGQLQKIINLIFSEGQLDECDLTLKDLNLISQSFLHTLEGIYHTRPAYPAGAVGGGKAPPLVVAGAPRAVEAKDKPRNAGGA, from the coding sequence ATGGCCGAACCGGAAACGCAGCCCCCCGGGCGCAGTCCACTGGACGCGCTCGCCGAACGCCTCGGCCTGGACAATGGCGTCTGGGGGCGGCGCGCCGTCCAGGTCCTCCTGCTGCTCGCCGTCTCGGTGGGCGCGGGCTTCATCATCTCCCCCGGGCTCTACAGCCAGCAGATTCCGGCCCTCTCCGAGGAGAACCTGGGCAAGCCGTTCCGGGCGAGCTCTCCGGCGGGCTTCAAGGCCGCCCGGGACTATGAGGTCGTCCACCGGGCCATGACGCAGCAGCGCCGCCAGGATGCGCGCGCCGCCGTCCGGCCCGTCTATGACTTGAATCCCGCCGTGCTGGGGCAGCTTCGCGGGACGGTGAGCTCCGCCTTCGCGTCCATGCGCACGCACCTGGACACCCTGGCGGAGGCCCAGTCGGACGCGGAGCCCGAGGAGCGCGAGGGCAACCGCAAACGCAAGGCCGCCGCCTCACCGGAGATGGTGGAGTTGGAGCGTGGCACCCGCGAGAAGATGCGCGCGGAGCTCCAGGAGCGCTTCTTCGGCAAGCGGGACGCGGTGCTGGAGTCAGAGGACTTCCAGGCGCTGTACGCCACCAGGTTCTCCCTGGAGGCGGAGACGGCCATGCTGCTGGTGCTGGAGCGGGCCTACCGCTCCGAGCGCGGGCCGGTGTACGTCGCGGGCCTGCGGGAGGAGCTGGTTCGCGAGGCGCACCAGGGGCTCACCGTCCGGGACGTGGTGAACAAGGCGGAGGAGACGCTGTCGGGCGGCTCCGCCCAGGTGATGGACGTCGCCGAGGCGCACCAGGAGATGGAGCGCTTCGCCTCCGTCCCCGGCAACCTGATGCCGGACGCGCCGGGCATCCAGCGCCGCGCCATCCTGCGGATGGCCCAGCGGCTGGTGCGTCCCAACCTGACCATCAACATCGCGGAGACGGATGCGCGCCGGAACCAGGCCGCGCAGGCGGTGAAGGACGCCGTCATCTCCATCAAGAAGGGCCAGCGCGTCATCGGCGACGGCGAACTCGTCAACGAGTCGCACCTCGTCATCCTGCGGGGCATGCGCGCGGAGACGGACCGCCTGGACCTGGTGCAGCTCCAGGTGGGCGGCACCGGCCTGGTGGGCCTGCTCATCGTGGCGTCGTACTTCTTCTGCAGCGCCGCCTTCCGCCGCTTCCGGCCCACCCGCAAGGATGGGGTCTTGCTGGGCATGCTCCTGCTGCTCTCGCTGGGCCTGCTGCAGCTCTGGGTGTCCATCGCGGACGCGGTGCAGGACCGGTACACGGCGCTGCCCATCGAGGCCTTCTATTACGCCTTCCCGGTGGCCGCCGGCGCCATGCTGGTGCGCTTCATCCTCACCCAGGAGATGGCGCTCTTCTTCGCGCTCGTCTTCGCGTGCCTCACGGGTGTGATGCTGGGCAACTCGCTGGCCTTCGGCATCTTCACGCTGGTGGGCTCGCTGGTGGCCGCCGACCGCATCGTCAAGGCGAAGGACCGCGTGGGCATCTTCCGCGCGGGCTTGATTACGGGCGCGGTGAACCTAGTGGCGGTGCTCTTCCTCTTCCTGGTGGAAGGCAAGGGCCTGTCGGCCGACACGCTCGTCACCGCGCTGAGCGCCTTCGTGGGCTCGTCCCTGGCGGTGCCGGTGATGGTGATGGCGCTCACGCCGCTCATCGAGGCCACCTTCGGCTACGCGTCGGACATCAAGCTGCTGGAGCTGGCCAACCTCAACCACCCGGCGCTCAAGGAGCTCATCGTCCAGGCGCCCGGCACCTACCACCACTCCATCATCATCGGTTCGCTGGTGGAGAACGCGGCGGAGACCATCGGGGCCAATCCACTGTTGGCGCGTTCGTGTGCGTACTACCACGACATCGGCAAGGGCCGGAATCCGCTCTACTTCGGTGAGAACCAGAAGGGCGAGAACCGCCATGACGCGCTCGCGCCCGCGATGAGCGCGGTCATCATCAAGCGCCACGTGACGGAGGGCCTGGAGATGGCCCGCCAGTACCGGTTGCCCAAGCTGGTGGCGGACGCGATTCCGCAGCACCACGGCACCCGGACGGTGGGCTTCTTCTACCACAAGGCCCTGAAGGAGCAGGAAGGCAAGGAGGGCGCGCCTCCCATCGACGAGAGCATCTACCGCTACCCGGGGCCGAAGCCGCAGTTCCGGGAGGCGGCGTTGGTGATGATCGCCGACGCGGTGGAGGCGTCCACGCGCGCCATGCCGGACCCCACCACGTCCAAGCTCCAGGGGCAGTTGCAGAAGATCATCAACCTCATCTTCTCCGAGGGTCAGCTCGACGAGTGTGACCTGACGCTGAAGGACCTCAACCTCATCTCGCAGTCCTTCCTGCACACGCTCGAGGGCATCTACCACACGCGTCCGGCCTATCCGGCGGGCGCCGTGGGAGGTGGCAAGGCGCCGCCGCTGGTGGTGGCGGGCGCGCCGCGGGCGGTGGAAGCCAAGGACAAACCACGGAACGCGGGGGGGGCATGA
- the ybeY gene encoding rRNA maturation RNase YbeY produces the protein MSGARKGTSVRLRKGKLIPRDDGKRIEEFVGAATTHTESASVARMLAPPGWSEPAQRPEFDEVVIVLTGELTVVVEGRRQRIAAGEVGLVPRGKRVVYRNDGQGACDYWSVCAPAFRPELAHMEAPKPRVEGNHVTIQVAHGQGRDFARLLTTWAKDYLLQLELAGVELSLSLVDDRAIRRLNRTWRQKDKATDVLSFPAGDLPKGTPGPRPLGDVVISLDTAKRQAKEYGRTLESEMARYLAHGLLHLLGHDHERPRDAKRMAALEEQLLGERGMVADSLQVDARARRARSLM, from the coding sequence ATGAGCGGGGCACGGAAGGGCACCAGCGTGAGATTGCGCAAGGGGAAGCTGATTCCCCGCGACGACGGCAAGCGCATCGAGGAGTTCGTGGGCGCGGCGACCACCCACACGGAGTCCGCGTCGGTGGCGAGGATGCTGGCCCCGCCGGGCTGGTCCGAGCCCGCGCAGCGGCCCGAGTTCGACGAGGTCGTCATCGTCCTGACAGGAGAGCTGACGGTGGTTGTGGAAGGCCGCCGCCAGCGCATCGCCGCGGGCGAGGTGGGGCTGGTGCCGCGCGGCAAGCGCGTGGTGTACCGCAACGACGGCCAGGGCGCGTGTGACTACTGGTCGGTGTGCGCGCCCGCCTTCCGCCCGGAGCTGGCGCACATGGAGGCGCCCAAGCCTCGCGTGGAAGGCAACCACGTCACCATCCAGGTGGCGCACGGCCAGGGCCGGGACTTCGCGCGCCTGCTGACCACGTGGGCGAAGGACTACCTGCTGCAGCTCGAACTGGCGGGCGTGGAGCTGTCGCTGTCGCTGGTGGACGACCGGGCCATCCGCCGCCTCAACCGCACCTGGCGGCAGAAGGACAAGGCCACGGACGTGCTGAGCTTCCCCGCGGGGGATTTGCCCAAGGGCACCCCGGGCCCGCGCCCGCTGGGCGACGTGGTCATCTCCCTGGACACGGCGAAGCGTCAGGCCAAGGAGTACGGCCGCACGCTGGAGTCGGAGATGGCGCGCTACCTGGCGCACGGTCTGCTCCACCTGTTGGGGCACGACCATGAGCGTCCGCGTGACGCCAAGCGCATGGCGGCCCTGGAGGAGCAGCTTCTGGGGGAGCGGGGCATGGTGGCGGACTCGCTCCAGGTGGATGCCCGGGCCCGGCGGGCCCGCAGCCTCATGTAG
- a CDS encoding DUF4105 domain-containing protein, translating to MLRPSLIASFLIGLLLLAVPARAASTSPWGTGESRGEDLSILLVTFSPGDDVPSWWGHGSLVVEDRRLRQSRLYNYGMFSFDEAMLARFAMGRLEFWVGQSSVGGTFRHYQAEDRDVRVQELNLTPEQRVVVAKRLADNVLPENREYLYHHYNDNCVTRLRDMIDVAVGGQLREADRAPGRMTLREHTRRYTAVNAPMSVLLDFMMNDEIDRPVTKWEEAFLPDELEAQVAALQVKGPDGQLESLVAKQWNQYESATRRRPPAEPPAWGPWILALGLSLGGLAVGLAAWERQRGSRIARMLLGLENAVVGLLLGLPGTALFIMGLVTDHSVTFRNENLFLANPLTLLALPFGVAVMWGSQKARARLSKVWLLLAASGVLGVLLKVLPPFDQDNWRLIALILPISLGMAGAFGLDRVLARFPGADRASAGRRDAVASLKTP from the coding sequence ATGCTCCGCCCGTCACTCATCGCCTCCTTCCTGATTGGCCTGCTGCTGCTGGCGGTCCCCGCTCGCGCGGCCTCCACGTCGCCGTGGGGCACGGGGGAGAGCCGGGGCGAGGACCTGTCCATTCTCCTGGTGACCTTCAGTCCCGGGGATGACGTGCCCTCGTGGTGGGGCCATGGCTCGTTGGTGGTGGAGGACCGGCGGCTGCGGCAGTCGCGCCTCTACAACTACGGCATGTTCTCGTTCGACGAGGCCATGCTCGCGCGCTTCGCCATGGGCCGCCTGGAGTTCTGGGTAGGCCAGTCGTCGGTGGGCGGCACCTTCCGCCACTACCAGGCGGAGGACCGCGATGTCCGCGTCCAGGAGCTGAACCTGACGCCGGAGCAGCGCGTCGTGGTGGCGAAGCGCCTGGCGGACAACGTGCTGCCGGAGAACCGCGAGTACCTGTACCACCACTACAACGACAACTGCGTCACCCGGCTGCGGGACATGATTGATGTGGCCGTGGGGGGGCAGCTCCGCGAGGCGGACCGGGCGCCGGGGCGGATGACGCTGCGCGAGCACACCCGGCGCTACACCGCGGTGAACGCGCCCATGAGCGTGCTGCTCGACTTCATGATGAACGACGAAATCGATCGTCCCGTCACGAAGTGGGAGGAGGCGTTCCTCCCGGACGAGCTGGAGGCCCAGGTGGCCGCGCTCCAGGTGAAGGGCCCGGATGGGCAGTTGGAGTCGCTGGTCGCGAAGCAGTGGAATCAATACGAGTCCGCCACCCGCAGGCGCCCGCCGGCGGAGCCTCCCGCCTGGGGCCCGTGGATTCTCGCCCTGGGCCTGTCGCTGGGCGGCCTGGCGGTGGGGCTGGCGGCGTGGGAGCGCCAGCGTGGCAGCCGCATCGCCCGCATGCTGCTGGGGCTGGAGAACGCCGTGGTGGGGCTGCTGCTCGGGCTGCCGGGCACCGCGCTCTTCATCATGGGCCTGGTGACGGACCACTCGGTGACGTTCCGCAACGAGAACCTTTTCCTGGCCAACCCGCTGACGCTCTTGGCGCTGCCCTTCGGCGTGGCTGTCATGTGGGGAAGCCAGAAGGCGCGGGCGCGGCTGTCCAAGGTGTGGCTGCTGCTGGCCGCCTCGGGCGTGCTAGGCGTGCTGCTCAAGGTGTTGCCGCCTTTCGACCAGGACAACTGGCGGCTCATCGCGCTCATCCTGCCCATCTCCCTGGGCATGGCGGGCGCTTTCGGACTGGACCGGGTGCTGGCGCGCTTTCCTGGAGCGGATCGCGCGTCAGCGGGACGGCGGGATGCCGTCGCATCGCTGAAGACTCCTTAA
- the prfB gene encoding peptide chain release factor 2 (programmed frameshift) yields the protein MANDSMEKINGLRERVLALRGHLDLDRKRSRIALIERDSTLPTFWDDNTKAQALLKEKSTLEASVGAYDKVMRGLDDAQVLFELAAEANDEATTQEAEGSLTGLEGDVATLELARMLSGEQDRSSCFMDINAGAGGTDSMDWAAMLLRMYSRYCEAKGWKVEISDEVPGEEAGFKNVSLRIEGDFAYGYLKAEVGVHRLVRISPFDANARRQTAFASVDVYPEVDDSIQIDLPEKDIELKFIRGGGAGGQKVNKTSSTAQLRHLPTGIIITCQTERSQSANKDMAFKILRGRLYELELKKREAARDAAEAQKKDISFGSQIRSYVLAPYRMVKDLRTGIETGNVDSVLDGDLEEFVTAQLLGVKNPNRGAGAD from the exons ATGGCGAACGATTCGATGGAGAAGATCAACGGCCTCCGGGAGCGTGTGTTGGCGCTCCGGGGGCATCTT GACCTCGACCGCAAGCGGTCCCGCATCGCGCTGATTGAACGCGACTCCACGCTGCCCACCTTCTGGGACGACAACACCAAGGCGCAGGCCCTGCTCAAGGAGAAGTCCACGCTGGAGGCCAGCGTCGGTGCCTATGACAAGGTGATGCGCGGCCTGGATGACGCGCAGGTGCTCTTCGAGCTGGCCGCCGAGGCCAACGACGAGGCCACCACCCAGGAGGCGGAAGGCTCGCTCACGGGGCTCGAGGGAGACGTCGCCACGCTGGAGCTGGCGCGCATGCTCTCCGGCGAGCAGGACCGCAGTAGCTGCTTCATGGACATCAACGCCGGCGCCGGTGGCACCGACTCCATGGACTGGGCGGCCATGCTGCTGCGCATGTACTCGCGCTACTGCGAGGCCAAGGGCTGGAAGGTCGAAATCAGCGACGAGGTGCCGGGCGAAGAGGCGGGCTTCAAGAACGTCTCCCTGCGCATCGAGGGGGACTTCGCCTACGGCTACCTGAAGGCGGAGGTCGGCGTGCACCGGCTGGTGCGCATCTCCCCCTTCGACGCCAACGCGCGGCGCCAGACGGCCTTCGCGTCCGTGGACGTCTACCCGGAGGTGGATGACTCCATTCAGATCGACCTTCCGGAGAAGGACATCGAGCTGAAGTTCATCCGCGGCGGCGGCGCGGGTGGCCAGAAGGTGAACAAGACGTCCTCCACCGCGCAGCTCCGCCACCTGCCCACGGGCATCATCATCACCTGCCAGACGGAGCGCTCGCAGTCGGCCAACAAGGACATGGCCTTCAAGATTCTGCGCGGCCGCCTGTACGAGCTGGAGTTGAAGAAGCGAGAGGCCGCGCGCGACGCCGCCGAGGCGCAGAAGAAGGACATCTCCTTCGGCTCGCAGATTCGCTCCTACGTGCTGGCGCCGTACCGGATGGTCAAGGACCTGCGCACCGGCATCGAGACGGGCAACGTGGACTCGGTGCTAGACGGGGACCTGGAGGAGTTCGTCACCGCGCAGCTCCTGGGCGTGAAGAACCCCAACCGCGGCGCCGGCGCGGACTGA
- a CDS encoding RNA polymerase sigma factor, with translation MSSGGVLEIGQEGAAAADASEARRQDAALLVRLRRGDPDAFELLVRTHQDRLYDFCVRMLGDREEAHDLVQEIFVSVHQNVRRFREDAKLSTWLFRITRNHCINRLKYLKRRGRGRSEVYDEATALFSEGGGTAPGPDAALESARERARVQWAISQLEPDARMLVALRDIEGLSYDEIIDITELPEGTVKSRLHRAREKLADLLGRLEP, from the coding sequence GTGTCGTCGGGCGGTGTGCTCGAAATCGGACAGGAAGGGGCCGCGGCCGCGGACGCGTCCGAAGCGCGCCGTCAGGACGCCGCGCTGCTCGTCCGCCTGCGCAGGGGAGACCCGGACGCCTTCGAGCTGCTGGTCCGCACCCACCAGGACCGCCTCTACGACTTCTGCGTCCGCATGCTGGGGGACCGCGAGGAGGCTCACGACCTGGTGCAGGAAATCTTCGTCAGCGTGCACCAGAACGTCCGCCGCTTCCGCGAGGACGCCAAGCTGTCCACCTGGCTGTTCCGCATCACCCGCAACCACTGCATCAACCGGCTCAAGTACCTCAAGCGCCGGGGCCGGGGGCGCTCCGAGGTGTACGACGAGGCCACCGCGCTCTTCTCCGAGGGCGGTGGGACAGCGCCGGGCCCGGATGCCGCGCTGGAGTCCGCGCGCGAGCGCGCCCGCGTGCAGTGGGCCATCTCCCAACTGGAGCCGGACGCGCGGATGCTGGTGGCGCTGCGCGACATCGAAGGCCTCAGCTACGACGAAATCATCGACATCACCGAGCTACCGGAGGGCACGGTGAAGAGCCGGCTCCACCGGGCGCGGGAAAAACTGGCGGACCTCCTGGGGCGGCTTGAGCCATGA
- a CDS encoding anti-sigma factor family protein codes for MNHREARALFLALADDELPAPQAQEVRTHLDGCEDCRQGWQRYASVVKRVQAVEREKAPPALASRVMNRVRHQRRFGLRGLHTAHMNHRLPVEILIPLLLAAAVAAFLVMAAP; via the coding sequence ATGAACCATCGAGAGGCGAGGGCGCTGTTCCTCGCGCTCGCGGACGACGAACTCCCTGCCCCCCAGGCGCAGGAGGTCCGCACCCACCTGGACGGCTGCGAGGACTGCCGCCAGGGTTGGCAGCGCTATGCCAGCGTGGTGAAGCGGGTCCAGGCCGTGGAGCGTGAGAAGGCGCCGCCCGCGCTCGCCTCCAGGGTGATGAACCGGGTGCGCCACCAGCGCCGCTTCGGTCTGCGGGGCCTGCACACCGCGCACATGAACCACCGCCTGCCGGTGGAAATCCTCATCCCGCTGCTGCTGGCCGCCGCCGTGGCCGCCTTCCTGGTGATGGCCGCCCCCTGA